In Bacteroidota bacterium, a single genomic region encodes these proteins:
- a CDS encoding DUF4956 domain-containing protein: protein MLLQQVINETDAKSAFEFFDKLGPKFFIRLLINVLSVTALVRMVYFPIYKKKDFFFTFFLFNIVIFILTYLLNKVDLSMGAAFGLFAVFSLLRYRTENISAKDMTYLFTVIAVGLITSVNKGTYFETIIINVIIILFAYFLDGNILVKNEKSQLIQYEKIDLIQPQKEAELIADLKTRTGLNVHKVSINYIDFLKDTAELTVYYYDLS, encoded by the coding sequence ATGCTGCTACAACAAGTAATTAACGAAACAGACGCAAAATCGGCCTTCGAATTTTTTGACAAATTGGGGCCAAAGTTTTTTATTCGATTGCTTATCAATGTGCTTTCAGTAACAGCATTGGTAAGAATGGTTTACTTTCCAATTTATAAGAAAAAGGATTTCTTCTTTACGTTCTTTTTATTCAACATCGTAATTTTTATTCTTACCTATTTGCTCAATAAAGTGGATTTATCCATGGGGGCAGCATTTGGACTTTTTGCAGTTTTTTCATTGTTACGTTACCGTACCGAAAATATTTCGGCAAAAGACATGACTTATTTATTTACAGTCATTGCTGTTGGATTAATCACATCTGTTAATAAGGGAACCTATTTCGAAACTATAATAATCAATGTGATTATCATATTATTTGCCTATTTTTTAGATGGAAACATCTTAGTGAAAAACGAAAAATCTCAACTCATTCAATATGAAAAAATTGATTTAATTCAACCTCAGAAAGAAGCGGAATTAATTGCCGATTTAAAAACCAGAACCGGCTTGAATGTGCATAAAGTAAGCATCAACTACATCGATTTTTTAAAGGATACTGCTGAGCTTACCGTTTATTATTACGACCTTTCTTAA
- a CDS encoding T9SS type A sorting domain-containing protein: MKKLVFVAFLLLAVTNGFAKKVKFAVDMDTFAISPNGIHVTGDFQAIAGYPGGDWTSNETVCIQEGSTTIYSVIVELPAFAKYEYKFVNGDQFYEVEFVPVESRVGYDFDDNRWLWVDSIANDTTFVGAIKFAGNAPAGLNLVRYLVDLNNQTAISNRPHVAGNFQNWNPATTSLYSFGDSIFEIISYVDSGTYQYKFVNGNAWGFDESIPSACNVNGNRSITVAKDTVLSAFCFGSCTVCNPTAVHVVSAQSEFSIFPNPAKDFIRVNLYKSSNLKSIQLTDLAGRIVLKFAPESNIQINRNDIPSGIYFVVLQDGDGKKTAKKIILQ, encoded by the coding sequence ATGAAAAAACTAGTTTTTGTAGCTTTCCTGCTGTTAGCTGTGACAAATGGCTTTGCTAAAAAAGTAAAATTTGCTGTCGACATGGATACTTTTGCCATCAGCCCTAATGGAATTCATGTTACGGGCGACTTTCAAGCCATTGCAGGTTATCCTGGTGGAGATTGGACTTCCAATGAAACCGTTTGCATTCAAGAAGGTTCAACAACTATTTATAGTGTAATTGTTGAACTTCCTGCCTTTGCGAAGTATGAATATAAATTCGTGAATGGGGATCAGTTTTATGAAGTGGAATTTGTTCCTGTTGAATCTCGTGTGGGTTATGATTTTGATGATAATCGTTGGCTTTGGGTTGATTCAATTGCTAACGACACAACATTTGTAGGGGCTATAAAATTTGCAGGCAACGCTCCGGCTGGCTTAAACTTAGTGCGCTATTTGGTCGATTTAAATAATCAAACTGCGATTTCAAATCGCCCCCATGTGGCCGGTAATTTTCAAAACTGGAATCCTGCGACTACAAGTCTGTATAGCTTTGGAGATAGCATTTTCGAAATAATTTCGTACGTCGACAGTGGCACCTACCAATATAAATTTGTGAATGGAAATGCTTGGGGTTTTGATGAATCCATCCCATCGGCTTGCAATGTTAATGGCAATCGTTCCATTACAGTAGCTAAGGATACTGTGCTTTCAGCTTTTTGTTTTGGAAGTTGTACCGTTTGCAATCCAACTGCTGTTCATGTTGTCAGTGCCCAAAGTGAATTTAGCATTTTTCCAAATCCGGCCAAGGATTTTATTCGAGTTAATCTTTACAAAAGCAGCAATTTAAAAAGCATTCAGCTAACCGATTTAGCAGGTCGCATAGTGCTTAAGTTTGCTCCTGAATCCAATATCCAAATCAACAGAAATGATATTCCATCAGGTATTTATTTTGTTGTTTTGCAAGATGGGGATGGGAAAAAAACAGCAAAAAAAATAATACTACAGTAA
- a CDS encoding SBBP repeat-containing protein gives MNKLILPFLFLHLFSFAQITEQWARKYSSYGDYSAKYTCVAKDLSGNLYVGGYTVTIDNNRDYLVAKLNLFGDTLWTRIFRGTDNSGDEVKAIAVDKNANVYVTGFANGKGTGNDILTIKLNTNGDTLWKRFYNHTAKDDDNGNSIAVDTSGNVFVCGESDGNASNIDNFDYITLKYDANGNQLWANRYGITGTDKAVKVVCDRAGNCYVTGRIYNGIDDNFATIKYTAAGVQQWLKTYDGGSSDRAADMAIDSAFAFVYVTGRSDNGSNDDMVTLKYGVAAGTLAWTKVYNNVDDDRGIAITVDASANVYVTGESDADASVNRNWNFVTVKYASNSTQQWVRTYNSSATNPDIPIGVCVNTAGDVFVAGQSDVDPNSINTNYVFTTLKYNSGGTQQWVKTFSGNAVSTGGAEALMLNNSGFAVVVGSSENTLTQKDAFAICYDAAGVELWNNSYSGSGDNSDNAYKVFVDAAENSYLAGYSISEETDRNMTTLKVNALGDTQWVRNYNGTSSISIDAANDIKSDAAGNVFVTGSAKNAGSSNDFVTIKYNSVGDSVWVKRYNNALVNGSDKANALDIDASGNVYVTGYSETTNGTLSDDFLTIKYDPSGIQQWALKYNGTGNGEDRATAIKVSQNFVFVCGKVWNGTNFDYGFRSYSLSGSPLSGGVYDGAFGDDVPSGMVIDAAENVYITGKSASSLGNLYSDYATAKFNSNGTLLWVKRYNGPNNLNDEANGIAIDQSANVFVTGVSDDDPIGLNQSANFATIAYNSNGDSLWTRIYNGASNLNDAAKAIAVDNVGTSYITGEVNNGTASVPNLDVFTIKYDFTGLSLVTAAYNGTGNGKDSPNSITIKNDNVFVCGESFSNASAQKDLILLKYDDFTLGTKQVSNKSTRFTVFPNPASGSFVLSAKQASFSKKNTFFVLFNQLGEEVKRIEIKDQAKQSIQIDNFQAGIYSFQILQDGISIDYGKIAIQ, from the coding sequence ATGAATAAATTAATTCTACCCTTTCTGTTCCTCCATTTATTTTCGTTTGCGCAAATCACCGAGCAATGGGCAAGAAAGTATTCATCTTATGGCGATTATTCGGCCAAGTATACTTGTGTAGCTAAGGATTTATCCGGTAATCTTTATGTGGGTGGTTATACTGTTACGATTGATAATAATCGAGATTACTTGGTTGCAAAACTCAATTTGTTTGGCGATACCCTATGGACTAGAATTTTTAGAGGTACCGATAATTCAGGAGATGAAGTAAAAGCAATTGCGGTAGATAAAAATGCCAATGTATATGTAACCGGTTTTGCAAACGGCAAAGGAACCGGAAACGATATTTTAACCATTAAGCTCAACACCAATGGAGATACCTTATGGAAGAGGTTTTACAACCATACTGCCAAAGATGATGATAACGGAAATTCAATTGCAGTAGATACTTCCGGGAATGTTTTTGTGTGTGGCGAAAGTGATGGAAATGCCTCCAATATTGATAATTTTGATTACATCACCTTAAAATACGATGCAAACGGAAATCAGCTCTGGGCCAATAGATATGGTATTACCGGAACCGATAAGGCGGTAAAAGTGGTATGCGACCGAGCAGGAAACTGTTATGTAACAGGGAGAATCTATAACGGAATTGACGATAACTTTGCAACAATAAAATATACCGCTGCCGGGGTTCAACAATGGCTCAAAACCTATGATGGCGGTAGTAGTGACAGAGCTGCTGATATGGCAATTGACTCTGCTTTTGCCTTTGTTTATGTTACCGGAAGAAGTGATAATGGAAGCAATGACGATATGGTTACCTTAAAATATGGGGTTGCTGCAGGAACACTAGCTTGGACAAAAGTATACAACAATGTGGACGATGATCGAGGCATTGCGATTACAGTGGATGCAAGTGCCAATGTGTATGTTACCGGCGAAAGTGATGCCGATGCATCGGTAAATAGAAACTGGAATTTTGTTACCGTGAAATATGCATCCAACTCTACGCAGCAATGGGTGCGAACCTATAACAGTAGTGCTACTAATCCTGATATTCCTATTGGAGTTTGTGTGAATACCGCGGGAGATGTGTTTGTGGCTGGACAAAGTGATGTGGACCCAAATTCAATTAATACGAATTATGTTTTTACAACCTTGAAGTACAACAGTGGCGGTACACAACAATGGGTTAAAACCTTCTCAGGAAATGCGGTGTCAACCGGAGGAGCTGAAGCGCTAATGCTGAATAATTCCGGGTTTGCCGTTGTGGTGGGAAGCTCTGAAAATACTTTGACTCAAAAGGATGCCTTTGCTATTTGTTACGATGCTGCTGGAGTTGAACTTTGGAACAATTCCTATTCCGGATCCGGTGATAATTCGGATAATGCTTACAAGGTTTTTGTGGATGCAGCCGAGAACTCTTATTTGGCAGGCTATTCTATCTCAGAAGAAACAGATAGAAATATGACCACTCTTAAAGTTAATGCATTGGGCGATACACAGTGGGTTCGCAATTATAATGGCACATCATCCATTAGTATTGACGCGGCAAATGATATTAAATCAGATGCTGCAGGAAATGTATTCGTTACCGGATCTGCTAAAAATGCAGGATCTAGCAATGATTTTGTTACCATTAAATACAATTCAGTAGGAGATTCTGTGTGGGTAAAAAGATACAACAATGCTTTGGTAAATGGTTCCGACAAAGCAAATGCATTAGATATAGATGCTTCTGGAAATGTATATGTAACAGGCTACAGCGAAACTACAAATGGCACGCTTTCCGATGATTTTCTTACGATTAAATACGACCCCAGCGGCATACAACAATGGGCATTAAAATACAACGGCACCGGTAATGGCGAAGACCGGGCTACTGCCATTAAGGTAAGCCAAAATTTTGTGTTTGTGTGCGGGAAGGTGTGGAACGGAACTAATTTTGATTATGGATTTCGCAGCTATTCTCTTAGTGGAAGCCCTTTAAGTGGCGGTGTTTACGATGGTGCCTTTGGGGATGATGTGCCTTCAGGGATGGTTATCGATGCTGCTGAGAATGTTTATATAACAGGCAAAAGTGCTTCCTCTCTCGGAAACCTCTATTCGGATTATGCGACTGCTAAATTTAATTCAAATGGAACACTTCTTTGGGTGAAACGCTACAATGGTCCAAATAACCTTAACGATGAAGCAAATGGAATAGCAATCGACCAAAGCGCCAATGTGTTTGTTACAGGTGTGAGTGACGACGATCCAATTGGCTTAAACCAGAGTGCTAATTTTGCTACAATAGCCTACAATTCTAATGGAGATTCACTGTGGACAAGAATCTACAATGGTGCAAGCAATTTAAATGATGCCGCAAAAGCAATTGCAGTTGACAATGTTGGAACCAGCTACATAACAGGAGAAGTTAATAATGGAACGGCTTCAGTTCCCAACCTAGATGTTTTTACAATTAAATATGATTTTACCGGCTTGTCTTTGGTCACTGCCGCCTACAATGGAACCGGTAATGGTAAAGATTCACCTAATTCCATAACAATTAAAAACGACAATGTATTTGTTTGCGGCGAAAGCTTTTCAAATGCTTCAGCACAAAAGGATTTGATTCTTTTAAAATACGATGATTTTACTTTGGGCACAAAGCAAGTATCAAACAAGAGCACACGATTTACCGTTTTTCCAAACCCTGCATCAGGTTCTTTCGTACTAAGTGCCAAGCAAGCTTCATTCAGTAAAAAAAATACTTTCTTTGTACTGTTTAATCAACTGGGTGAAGAAGTAAAAAGAATAGAAATCAAAGACCAAGCAAAACAAAGCATTCAAATCGATAACTTCCAAGCTGGAATTTATTCCTTTCAAATACTTCAAGATGGTATTTCAATTGATTACGGAAAAATAGCAATTCAATAA
- a CDS encoding 2-C-methyl-D-erythritol 2,4-cyclodiphosphate synthase yields MKTRVGFGFDVHQLRDGHDFWLGGIKIDHSKGAFGHSDADVLIHVICDALLGAANLRDIGFHFPDTSKDYKGIDSKLLLKKVVELIREKGFEIGNIDSTICLQLPKINPFIPEMKKVLAGVMQVEEDCLSIKATTTEKLGYVGREEGVSAYAVVLIEKH; encoded by the coding sequence TTGAAGACAAGAGTAGGATTTGGATTTGATGTGCATCAATTGCGCGATGGACACGATTTTTGGTTGGGTGGAATTAAAATTGACCACAGCAAAGGTGCATTTGGACATTCGGATGCGGATGTGCTCATTCATGTAATTTGTGATGCACTTTTGGGGGCTGCCAACTTGCGTGATATTGGCTTCCATTTTCCGGACACATCAAAAGATTATAAAGGAATTGACAGTAAACTATTATTAAAAAAAGTGGTTGAACTTATTCGGGAAAAGGGATTTGAAATTGGGAATATTGACTCCACCATTTGTTTGCAACTTCCTAAGATAAATCCATTTATTCCGGAAATGAAAAAGGTTCTTGCCGGGGTAATGCAAGTGGAGGAAGACTGCCTCTCTATAAAAGCTACAACTACTGAGAAGCTTGGATATGTGGGTCGCGAAGAAGGGGTGAGTGCTTATGCGGTGGTATTAATTGAAAAACATTGA
- a CDS encoding aryl-sulfate sulfotransferase: protein MKNQILKGFFILLFLCSNRLHAQQYAGYTLYATMGGTTANLIDTNGTIYKTWSFSTTKKTGYSSYMLEGGVLLRSISRAGNSFSGGPICGEVQKVDWNGNVLWDYVYSTTNYCTHHDICPMPNGNVLVIAYERKTAAQVAAAGCTGFAGEMWPDKIVEIQPTGATTGTVVWEWHAWDHLVQNVNASAANYQTSIVNHPELLNINFTPKQDWMHMNGLDYNDSLDQIAFSCHNLNEVYIIDHSTTTAEAASHSGGNSGKGGDLLYRWGNPQAYGVAGTQILKVVHDAHWIPKGSPNAGRLACFNNGGQTSPNQKSCIDQIDLPYNGYSYTINPGAAFSPSSYTSRIVGNGYTSNMGSSNQLPNGNSLICVALSGLIYETNPSGVTIWSKTILGSVPQAHRYAQCFITGPPATPTITQNGDTLFASLESSYQWYFAGQAILGATAQSFQPTQNGWYQVRIKNSNGCESDTSLSFNFVATGIFDQPRNSAFTVFPNPTSGLITIDMSNYQNESIEVSLYDAQGNILLQENNAKLLDLSNFESGLYNLSLKRQNKRLINKRIVLIK, encoded by the coding sequence ATGAAAAACCAAATTTTAAAAGGATTTTTTATCCTCCTTTTTTTATGCAGCAATCGCTTGCACGCTCAACAATACGCAGGATACACCTTGTACGCAACCATGGGTGGAACAACAGCAAATTTGATTGATACTAACGGAACCATTTATAAAACATGGTCCTTTTCTACGACTAAAAAAACAGGCTATTCTTCCTACATGCTCGAAGGCGGTGTGCTTCTTCGCTCCATTTCAAGAGCCGGCAATTCTTTTTCCGGTGGCCCTATTTGTGGGGAAGTTCAAAAAGTGGATTGGAATGGAAATGTGCTTTGGGATTATGTATATTCTACCACTAACTACTGCACCCACCATGATATTTGTCCTATGCCAAATGGAAATGTTTTGGTAATCGCCTACGAACGCAAAACAGCCGCGCAAGTCGCAGCCGCAGGGTGCACAGGATTTGCCGGAGAAATGTGGCCCGATAAAATTGTCGAAATTCAACCTACGGGTGCAACCACCGGAACAGTTGTGTGGGAGTGGCACGCTTGGGATCATTTGGTGCAAAATGTGAATGCATCTGCTGCGAATTATCAAACATCAATTGTAAATCATCCCGAACTACTCAACATCAATTTTACCCCAAAACAAGATTGGATGCACATGAACGGACTCGATTATAACGATAGTCTTGATCAAATTGCATTTAGCTGCCATAATTTAAATGAAGTGTATATCATCGATCACAGTACCACCACAGCTGAAGCCGCCAGTCACAGTGGAGGAAATTCAGGCAAAGGCGGCGACCTACTTTACCGATGGGGAAATCCACAAGCCTATGGTGTAGCCGGAACCCAAATTTTGAAGGTAGTGCACGATGCACACTGGATTCCAAAAGGAAGTCCAAATGCCGGACGCCTGGCATGCTTTAACAATGGAGGACAAACTAGTCCTAATCAAAAATCCTGTATCGATCAAATTGATTTACCCTACAATGGATACAGTTATACTATCAATCCCGGAGCAGCTTTTTCACCATCCAGCTATACTTCCCGTATAGTGGGTAATGGCTATACAAGCAATATGGGTAGTTCTAATCAATTGCCTAACGGAAATTCACTTATTTGTGTGGCACTCTCGGGATTGATTTATGAAACAAATCCTTCGGGAGTAACAATTTGGTCAAAAACTATTTTAGGCTCTGTACCGCAGGCGCATCGCTACGCACAATGTTTTATAACCGGCCCACCTGCTACACCTACTATCACTCAAAATGGGGATACACTTTTTGCTAGTTTGGAATCAAGCTACCAATGGTATTTTGCTGGTCAGGCAATTTTGGGTGCAACAGCACAATCCTTTCAACCTACCCAAAATGGCTGGTATCAGGTAAGAATTAAAAACAGTAATGGGTGCGAATCCGACACTTCCCTTTCATTTAATTTTGTTGCTACCGGAATTTTTGATCAGCCTCGAAATTCTGCTTTTACAGTTTTCCCTAACCCTACTTCCGGATTAATTACCATCGATATGAGTAACTACCAAAATGAATCAATTGAAGTTTCACTTTATGACGCCCAGGGAAACATCCTATTGCAGGAAAACAATGCAAAGCTCCTTGATCTTTCAAATTTCGAAAGTGGGCTTTATAATCTATCTTTAAAAAGACAGAATAAGAGACTAATTAATAAACGAATTGTACTAATTAAGTAA
- a CDS encoding CotH kinase family protein yields the protein MKYRLPFVLLLICNLIYAQTALYDLNTIQQIEINFTQSNWDYQMDTAKAGAEGYIMAATVSINGSTYDSVGVKYKGNSSYDSTYTKNPIHIALDEFKGQAYQGFTDIKLGNGYADPSQIREVLSYQILNNYMDCPRSNFAQLYINGVYHGLYSNDENINKDFCSEHFYSSSNTFLKCNPIVLPGPTTKSNLKFKTGADSSAYFNFYEVKSDFGWNDLVALCDSLTNHASNIRSILDVDRFIWMLAFNNVLVNLDSYSGVFCQNYYLYKDNTQHFNPIVWDLNMSFGGFPFAGSGATGTAGLTVTNMQQMPLTLHATDPYWPLINAIVGSASYKKMYVAHMRTLVNEQFANNLYQTLAANLHASIDTAVLNDTNGFYSYTQFQNGLTTNYTVGSYTVPGISNLMTARVNYLQATPEFMATPPSITAVVSNTNAPNLNGVVGISANVTNALASSVLLGYRFSNADKFSQMQMFDDGLHNDGVAADNIFGAALTMTNVSLQYYIYAENATAGVFSPERAEHEFYSLQAQVQTPALGQIRLNEFLANNVSDTVDDNGNHSDWIELYNTTGDTLGLAGLYLSDSYSNPQKFAFPLNTLIYPNDYLIIWADDKLGTSALHCNFKLSQNGERIVLSNQDSLVLDSITFGAQLADVSMARCPNGFGPFSALNTTTFNASNCTLGNKTIEENSLQVLVFPNPASKELTILVSDPSEEETLKIETIVGQLILSIPIKSSALIDVSTWQNGIYILKCGSKAQKIIVQK from the coding sequence ATGAAGTACAGGTTACCATTTGTTTTGTTACTAATCTGCAATTTAATTTACGCGCAAACAGCACTGTACGACCTGAATACCATTCAGCAAATTGAAATTAATTTTACCCAAAGCAACTGGGACTACCAGATGGATACTGCCAAAGCGGGTGCTGAAGGCTATATTATGGCGGCAACTGTAAGTATTAATGGAAGTACCTATGATAGTGTGGGTGTGAAATACAAAGGCAACAGCTCCTATGACTCTACCTATACAAAAAATCCAATTCACATCGCTTTGGATGAATTTAAAGGCCAAGCCTATCAAGGATTCACGGATATTAAATTAGGAAATGGCTATGCTGATCCTTCTCAAATTCGCGAGGTGCTTTCCTACCAAATTCTAAATAACTATATGGATTGCCCACGTTCCAATTTTGCACAATTGTATATCAATGGGGTGTATCATGGATTGTATTCTAACGATGAAAATATTAATAAAGATTTTTGCTCCGAACATTTTTATTCTTCCTCAAATACCTTTTTAAAATGCAATCCAATTGTGCTCCCCGGGCCAACTACCAAAAGCAACCTAAAGTTTAAAACAGGTGCAGATAGTTCCGCTTATTTTAATTTTTATGAGGTAAAATCTGATTTCGGTTGGAATGATTTGGTTGCCTTGTGCGATTCGCTTACAAATCATGCATCAAACATTCGCTCTATTTTGGATGTGGATAGATTTATTTGGATGCTGGCGTTCAACAATGTGCTGGTTAACCTCGATAGCTATTCGGGTGTTTTTTGCCAAAACTACTACCTCTATAAAGACAATACGCAACACTTCAATCCAATTGTTTGGGATTTAAACATGTCGTTTGGAGGTTTTCCATTTGCCGGATCCGGAGCTACTGGAACTGCAGGTCTCACCGTTACAAATATGCAGCAAATGCCTTTAACCTTGCACGCCACCGACCCTTATTGGCCGCTGATTAATGCGATTGTTGGAAGTGCTAGCTACAAAAAAATGTATGTAGCCCACATGCGCACTCTTGTGAACGAACAATTTGCGAATAATCTGTATCAAACACTTGCAGCCAATTTACATGCAAGTATTGATACGGCAGTACTTAACGATACAAATGGATTTTATAGTTACACACAGTTTCAAAATGGATTAACTACTAACTATACAGTAGGAAGCTATACCGTTCCCGGGATTAGTAATTTAATGACAGCTCGTGTGAATTACCTTCAAGCTACTCCTGAATTTATGGCTACTCCGCCAAGTATCACAGCAGTTGTATCCAATACGAACGCACCAAATTTGAATGGAGTGGTTGGGATTTCTGCAAATGTTACAAACGCACTAGCCTCATCTGTATTACTCGGATATCGATTTAGCAATGCAGATAAATTCAGCCAAATGCAAATGTTCGACGATGGCTTGCACAATGACGGGGTGGCTGCTGATAACATTTTTGGAGCAGCGCTTACAATGACCAATGTTTCACTTCAATATTATATTTATGCGGAGAATGCAACTGCTGGTGTTTTTTCGCCCGAACGAGCAGAGCATGAGTTCTACAGCTTGCAAGCACAAGTGCAAACGCCTGCCTTAGGTCAAATTAGATTAAATGAATTTTTAGCCAATAATGTATCAGATACCGTCGATGATAACGGTAACCATTCCGATTGGATTGAATTGTATAATACCACGGGCGATACGTTAGGATTAGCAGGATTGTATCTTTCCGACAGTTATTCTAATCCTCAAAAATTTGCTTTTCCATTAAATACATTAATTTATCCAAATGACTATTTAATTATTTGGGCCGACGACAAATTAGGAACTTCAGCACTTCATTGTAATTTTAAATTATCACAAAACGGAGAAAGAATAGTGCTTAGCAATCAGGATTCACTTGTGCTCGATAGTATTACTTTTGGTGCACAACTTGCGGATGTTTCTATGGCCCGCTGTCCTAATGGTTTTGGACCATTTTCTGCACTTAATACTACCACTTTTAATGCATCTAATTGTACACTAGGCAATAAAACGATTGAAGAAAATTCCTTGCAAGTTCTTGTATTTCCGAACCCGGCATCAAAAGAATTAACAATTTTAGTGTCAGACCCGTCAGAAGAGGAAACTTTAAAAATTGAAACAATTGTTGGTCAACTCATTTTATCAATTCCAATTAAATCAAGTGCTTTGATAGATGTTTCAACCTGGCAGAACGGGATTTACATCTTGAAATGCGGCTCAAAAGCGCAAAAAATTATCGTCCAGAAGTAA
- a CDS encoding DUF2490 domain-containing protein, giving the protein MTSIAFSPFRVYALSFLMLTALAVKSFAQVNDFGVWTTISLDKKINGKFSANLTEEFRLFQNAQRYNLSYTNVGLSYKLTRAVKFSLVYRFLQKYRDENYISWRHRFYVDAQFKQKYYPFTFIYRARLQSQVRDFYTSYDGKIPERYWRNKFDLRYELNKAISPYLAAEFRYQFKNDRNKSANNKFNRGRYYVGFQYQYSETKTFDFFFMHQREFNVNNPERNYIVGVEYAYSF; this is encoded by the coding sequence GTGACAAGCATAGCTTTTTCTCCATTTCGTGTTTATGCGCTTAGCTTTTTGATGCTAACTGCGTTAGCTGTAAAGTCGTTTGCTCAAGTAAATGATTTTGGGGTATGGACTACAATTAGTTTGGATAAAAAAATTAACGGAAAATTTTCAGCAAACCTTACCGAAGAATTTCGATTATTTCAAAATGCGCAACGCTATAATTTATCCTACACAAATGTGGGTTTAAGTTATAAGCTTACTAGGGCTGTTAAATTTTCGCTAGTATATCGTTTTTTACAAAAATACCGCGATGAAAATTACATAAGTTGGCGGCATCGATTCTATGTGGATGCGCAATTCAAACAAAAGTACTATCCTTTCACATTTATTTACCGAGCTCGCTTACAGAGCCAAGTTCGAGATTTTTATACCAGCTATGACGGTAAAATCCCGGAGCGTTACTGGCGAAATAAATTTGATTTGCGCTATGAATTAAATAAGGCTATTAGTCCTTACCTAGCTGCCGAATTTAGGTATCAGTTTAAAAATGATAGGAACAAAAGTGCGAACAATAAATTCAATCGTGGACGCTACTATGTGGGTTTTCAGTATCAGTACAGTGAAACAAAAACCTTCGATTTTTTCTTTATGCACCAGCGGGAATTCAACGTAAATAATCCGGAACGGAATTACATTGTTGGTGTGGAATATGCCTATTCATTTTAA